The following nucleotide sequence is from uncultured Draconibacterium sp..
TAAACCTTTTTTAGCTTGGGGGAAAGAACATCTTCGGTATCCCTGCTAAAGATCTTTTCCAGCTCGGAATCACTCTTTTTATCAATATCATCAATTGTAAGGTTTAATACCTTGTATAGAGCGATATACTTCTTAACGGTGTTACGTGAGAGGCCCAGGTACCTACTGATAAATTGTTTTGCTTTTCCCTGGTGGTGCAACTGAATGACTTTTCTTACTTTACTCATGTCGATTAATTTATTAGCCATGTTTTCATATTAATTTGTTTAAATCAGTATGAAATTATGGCTTCGACAGAAGTAAAATCAATCTCTTTTGATGGGTGGTCATTTTATTCCGGCCTTGGGTGGTCACTTTGACCGTTTTTTCCACTTTAGGTTCAAATCCATGCTGACGTTGTGATATTCGACCAGTTCCTTAAGCGTTTTCCCGGTCTCTTCAATACCATAGAATTTATCTTTTACAGCGTCAGGAGTTATTAATGCCTTCTCTACCACAAGTTCCTGGTAGTAACCGGTTAGCTGGGAGCGGATCTGCTCAAGATAGGAGTTAAGCCGTGCAATTTCAGAAGACTTTCCTTTTGCCATCCCTTTCCCTTTGTTCCAGCTGGCAACGGGTATTCTCTTTTTTACTGAGATTTCACAGCGGTTGGAGTCAACCGTAATACGTGCATAAATTGGCGCAGTTCCATGCCTGGTTTTGGCTCTTTTTAGCACAAAATGAATTCCGAAAGTACTTTTTGTTTTCATGTCAAATCATTTAATTTGGTTCAGGTTCCCAAAAAGGTCACCTTTTACTGCTGTTTTTTTGCTCCAAAGTGAACCAAACCGCACCATTTTGAATGAGAAAAAACCTCTGTAACTGTCATTCTTATAGTTTGTTATGAGCTGCGCGGTGACCTCTAAGGTATGAAAAATTAGAGGTCACCGGATCGGACCCATTTACAATGGTTTTTTATGGTGTTTTTTGACCTTATAAAAAAAAGAAAGCCTGCAAATCATTTGATTTACAGGCTTTTGGTGTTTTTTAGATTTTGAATCTGTCGGGATGACAGGATTTGAACCTGCGACCCCGTCGTCCCGAACGACGTACGCTACCGGACTGCGCTACATCCCGAATAAGGGTGCTAATTTAAGCAAAAATTAAAAAATATTTTAGCCAGCAGAAAAGAAAAAATCAGCAACAATTACGTCGTTTTTATTTGTTATTTTGAGCATCAGTTCAAAAGACAGATTATGAAAGAATTAGATAAAGTTGAATTGTATAAAATCGGAACAATTTTCACACCGCATAAAACCATCGCCAACATTCCGATTCAGGCGATTGGGGCAAAAGACTACATCGGTATTATCGGGCTGGAATCACATTTAACAGCGGCATTGGAAGGACTTGAGGGCTTTTCAAATTTGATTCTGCTCTACCACCTTCATCGTATTGACGGTTATAAACTAAAAGTAAAACCGTTTATGGACGATAAAGAGCATGGAGTTTTTGCGACACGATCACCCAAGCGTCCATCGCCAATTGGCTTATCAACTGTTGAGCTGATAAAAATAGAAAAGAATAAAATATGGTTTAAAGGTGCTGATATGCTTGATGGAACTCCCTTAATTGATATTAAACCTTTTTTCCGGCAAGTGGATAACCGGCCGGATGCAGTTAGCGGCTGGCTCGATTCGAAAGATGATGATTTACCGGCCAAACAACGTTCAGATGATCGGTTTGCCTAATTCTGCTATTTGTCTTTCTTTTTAAATATACTTTTGATTTTTTTCCAAAGCTGCCCCTTTTCTTTGTCCTCAACTTTTACATCGGGACGGTCTT
It contains:
- a CDS encoding Arm DNA-binding domain-containing protein, which encodes MKTKSTFGIHFVLKRAKTRHGTAPIYARITVDSNRCEISVKKRIPVASWNKGKGMAKGKSSEIARLNSYLEQIRSQLTGYYQELVVEKALITPDAVKDKFYGIEETGKTLKELVEYHNVSMDLNLKWKKRSK
- the tsaA gene encoding tRNA (N6-threonylcarbamoyladenosine(37)-N6)-methyltransferase TrmO, whose amino-acid sequence is MKELDKVELYKIGTIFTPHKTIANIPIQAIGAKDYIGIIGLESHLTAALEGLEGFSNLILLYHLHRIDGYKLKVKPFMDDKEHGVFATRSPKRPSPIGLSTVELIKIEKNKIWFKGADMLDGTPLIDIKPFFRQVDNRPDAVSGWLDSKDDDLPAKQRSDDRFA